Part of the Gadus chalcogrammus isolate NIFS_2021 chromosome 22, NIFS_Gcha_1.0, whole genome shotgun sequence genome is shown below.
tctgggttcaaaccccattgAAGCCCAGATGTCTGGAGTATACCTGTCGGCATCTTTGATGTTGGTAAGATTTGAAGGGTTGGAAAGAGTGAGAGCAGAAAAAAGCCAGACTTTGAAATCAAATAACCTCAAAAAATCAAATAGCCCCAAAAAATCTCTTTGCTCCCTCCCTGCATTTCTCCGTCgttgagaagtgttgcatttcagGCACTTGTGATTGACGGGCAAGATGAAATCTCCGAACCAATCAGGGGAGAGATTAAAAAGTAATGGATATTGGTCCGAAATAAATtgtctcatacagaggcagcCCCGCAGTCAACTAGAAACAGATTTTGTCACagcgcatttcactcactaatagctgacggatggctcGGCCATACCAAATTACACCAAAATGAAAACGCTTAAATACTTACAGCCCCTTTGCTGAAGTGGCATTGGAAAAAATGGTTGACTTGAGCTTAATGCTCGACACCTTCAGTACACTAGTATAAGAGAGGCCTTCATTACTAGTAGTAACCTGGCTCAGATCCCTTGGGGACGACAACGGAACACTCAGTGGACAGTAAGGACACTTGGAGAATATGGAGGCCAACTGCAAATCCGTTCCCctgaaaggaaggaaggaaggaaggccgtgtctcgctctctctctctcgctctcgtctctGTACCTTGCCTCTTGCCCCTGACTGCGAGGGTCCCATGGCGAGTGATGGATGTTGATGAAAGCGCACTGAGCACTGATTAGGGCGTCGCAGAAGTAGCAGAGGATgaaggaaagaaaaggagagggagagagagaaggagagctggagggagagagccagaggaagagaggggtaCGGAGAAAAGACGGTCTCAAGTCTGTGTGGATCAGTGGATGGAGCAATTGCACCTCCAAGCTGTCACATATGTTCTTATCACGCTACGGGGAAGGACAAACCGAGAAAGACATAATACGAAAGGCATGATTCTTTGATTTTAGAGATTTCCCTAAACGCatcaacaataataaataaatgtatttaaacaTTGTACTGTACTATTGTATTCTATTCTTCGAAATATGTCAATTAGTTCCCATtgatacagtaaaaaaaaaaaaaaatctatccGTTTGGCTTgtctttgtttttaaatatgCTCATAGTCATCCGTCAGGTTGTCACTACATCAACATATTTAAACTGCTTCAGGTGTGTTCTTGTAATTGCCTACTTATCTAGACCCCAACATGTTGTAGCTACGTCATGTTTGGTCTCCATTgggttttatttatattttcctaaATGCTGTCCTTCATATTTAGCATGGAATAAATGCTTGAGGAGGGTATACAAAAacctaaaaaaatattaaaaatctCGAGATAGTAACGCATCAAAAAGGGGTGAGTGGGTGTGGAAGGCGGGAGGTATCGCACCAAGTCTCGCGTTACTAATGCTCCAAATCTCATCGAAAGCATCTACCAGGAAGCGAATGGCGGAAATATAAAATCCACTGCAGTTTTCTATACTACATTCAGGTTACTATTTTTTTTCGTGAATAAATGAAGACCACACATACGCATTACTTCGGTACCATTTATAATATTTGAAATTAAATTATACATAGATGGAATTGTGATACGGTCGCCTGGACGTCTTATCTAAGCAAAGCGCAATGGGTGAATAGGCAGCCAATCATCCATCGGAGAGTGTACTTACTGCTGGCCGTCTCTGCACAGGTAAGAAACACGTTTGCTGTCATCTGAAAAACACGTTATCTCATCAAAATGTCGATAGCTTCCCATTATCAAATAAGGTAAGTCCCAAGTGGACATGGATGCAAGCTGTCAAATCATTGAACCTGTGATCAGTTAGCAATTGCGTCCATTCATCCACCCATACATATTGGATGTATCCTAGTGTGGTAAACCTAGTGTTGAATAATATCACCCTCCATCGTTAGTTTGTTAATGATTGTTCTAGTGTACACCGCTCTGTTTTCTTCAAGCTAACTAGAGACACTGACTTGGCAATACCTGACTAACAAGTTCCTGCTTCCACCATACCTCTCCATAAGAGACCACAGTCCACATAAACCGTCAGGCCATTCAGCAGGGCATTGGCATAATCATTGTCTCATTTGGCGAATGCTTGTTTAATAAATTATTTTGATCAACAATATTATTGTTGTGGGATTTGCATATGTTTAACCAACATTAATCACAAGCAGTGAgttcagatgcatgtcattaacGGTCAGTTAGGTGTTGGGAATGACAAGTATGCACACAGTTGAGCCTGGAGTTGTCCCATCCACAGCCCCCTAGCCCGGCTGAATCGAACACCCTAGCCTGGCTTAATCAAACACCGTAGCCACTACACCACCTATCTAGTCATGCTGCTACATTGTCTCCTCTAGTTGTTCATACATCTTTGTCATAACGACCAGACACATGGCTGTGTGGCCCCCTAGCCTCTGAACAAGACTCGCTCCGACCCGGGCGTGACCATGTTTGAGAGGACGTCCTTCACCACGCTGATCGTGGGCGTGTTCGTGGTGTACGTGCTCCACACCTGCTGGGTGATGTATGGCATCGTGTACACCAAGCCTTGCGATGACCCCCCCAACTGCATCACGCCCTTCCTGGCCAGCAAGCCCAGGCTACAGGTGGGGAGCTAtcagatgtctgtctgtctgtctgtctgtctgtctgtctgtctgtctaaccaCACACCCTACCTTTTGTCCATCCATTGCTCTTTGTGTCTATCCACCCACACAGAAACCCTTCTGTCCATTTattgctctctgtctcgctgtttgtctgtctctctgtgtatccaGCCACACACCAACCCTTCTATCTATCCTTTTATCCATCCGTCCATGTTGACGGAGTACCAACTTACGATACTCTGATAACAATGATTTCTGATGATCAAttatgcttctctctctctctctctctctctctctctctctctctctctctctctctctctctctctctctctctctctctccctctccctctccctctccctctccctccccaacaGTTAAGTATCTACAGCACGCTGAAGCCCAACGCGGACGGAGGGCACACTCTCATTCACAAGGAGGACAACTTTGAGGTGGAGAGCAAGTTTGAGAGGTAGGTTGTGAAACACCCTGCGCCGTCTGATATGTACTCAGGTTCCACGCGTGTGGCGGTGCCCTCGCTCACAAGGAAAGGTTCCACGTAAATTTCAAATAAAACAGTCAGTTGTATCAACTGACTTTGAATGAAAAAACATAATATGCCTGCATAAGCAGTGGGAATGTGAGTTAATGGAGGGGAAAATCAGGTTTTGAGGAGAGGAAGTAGTTTCAGGGTGTTGGTGGAGTTGTGAAAGACAAATTGTATATAAATTCAACTAAAGTCCAGCCTGCAGGGAACACCATATGTGATGATTAATCTTAACactgccccctcccccttaccatttacccctctctcccacccctctcttTCCTCGTGCAGGATAGTCAACGTGTCGCTGCCCAAGAAGACGCGCCACAACGGCACGCTGTTCGCCATCGTGTTTGTGCACCAGGCGGGCGTGTCCCCCTGGCAGGACTCCAAGCAGGTGCACCTGGTGGCCCAGCTCACCACCTACATGCTCCCCAAGCCCCCCGAGGTGTCCCTCATCTCCGCTGAGGAGGGCCAGGCCGAGGACGACAGCACTAAGGTGAGCTAGCGGCGGGCGGTGCATCTGTTTGACTGTAGAGTTCACAGTTCAGTTAGGAAgtagatgctttcatccaaagagacTTGCAGTGAAATCAGATACAGGTCGTAAATGTATTACCAGACCATGATAGTCCCGAGGTCCCCTCTTTAATAAAGGGAGAAAGCCTCTATAGGACATACAGTAACACACTAACTTATACAGTTACTATGTAGATGTATAAACTGTTATACAATCGAAACATATTGGAGTATTTcaacaaaactaatataatgtTCTAGGGTTGGCTAGaggtggtttgggggggggggggggggggggggggttggctatAGTTGGGGGGGTTGGCTATTGTAGATGTCCACGCCATCTACTTTGTACCTGTGACGGTTTTGCATGTCAGGAACTGAAAGTAGAACCGGGGCAGCAGAACGTTCGCCATGGCAACCCCGCGTCAGGGGGCGGAGccggagggggagaaggagccgCCGAATCCGACAACCCCGTTTCCCATTGGCGGACGCGGCTGACGCTCAACATCGTCAGTGACCACTTCCAGTTTGATAAGGAGTCCCTGCCCAGCGACGTGCACCGATACCTCAGAGTGTAAGACCTGGCCCCGGACAAACACACTGCACCACGTACGAACACATATACCTCAGAGTATAAGACCTGgcctcagacaaacacactgcaCCACGTACGCACACATATACCTCAAAGTATAAGACCTGgcctcagacaaacacactgcaCCACGTACGCACACGCTAGGCTCGAAGATAGAACCACCCGACCGGGTTATCGTGATGTTGGATTCACCAGTGTTATCAACGTACATTCACTCACAAATAGGATAATGATATGAAGGCTTAGATAGGATAGCGATCTCAATCTTGGATAAAAAGAAAGTACATTTTATCTTGTGTGGCTTCCTTTAACTGTGCCCTGCTTAGAGTGCAATGTAATCGTGTATCTGTGTCTCATCCAGCTTCCCCAGTGGTAAGAAGATGGTGTATCTCCCACTGCTCTTTGTCGATGAACTCAGTAACAGAGTCAAGGACTTGGTGGTATGTCAATGTTTATGCTTTTCAGAATGTCTTAAGTGTTAACCAACATTAAATGTCTGTCGACTATTCATacaagtgactgtgtgtgtgtttttgtgtgcgtgtctgtaggAGATCAACCGCACCACGAAGGAACTTCCACTGACTATAAACTATGACTCCATCTCTCTCGGGAGGCTGAGATTCTGGATTCACATGCAAGACGCAGTGTATTCACTACAACAGTTTGGTATGTAAACATACACACGGCTCTACAGACGTGTTTAAACATTGAGTAACCGCATGCACTTTGTAGAGTCAGCAAGAAATCGCCATTAATAAACTAGAAGGGCTTGCATTACAAAGTCACAGCAGAGGCTATGAGGCAGTCACTTCCCTTGAACTCATTACCATTTTTAACTCTTTACAACCCCAAACGCACTCCTTTATCCTATAatgtgtttccccccccccccccccaggttttACAGAGAAAGATGCGGACGAGATAAAGGGAATCTTTGTCGACACTAACCTCTACTTCCTGGCTCTCACCTTTTTCGTCGCTGCCTTTCATGTGAgtctttaaaaaacacaatatattttattacagcAAAATAAACTATATAAACTAAAACAAGATATAAAAACAATATCTCATAAACCTTACAAGGAAGCTGACTTCATAGAAACACGAGAATGTTAAACGCACAGATGTAGCTCTAAAGACTAGTTTGGCAACCTTCCATTTAGTTATCTGTTAAGACAAGGCTCACAAATCTTTATATGACACAGGCGGACTTTCTTTCTTGAGTTTAAAGAAACAACCGTATTGCACAAAACAGAAATTTGAGTTGGATGAATATGTCATTGATGCTTCACCAGTGATGTAATATTCAGTCTGACTCATGTGCCATACTTTCTCTTCTTTTTGTCATGTCGTCtatccttccttccctctctctccctagctgCTCTTTGACTTCCTGGCGTTCAAGAACGACATCAGCTTCTGGAAGCAGAAGAGGAGCATGGTGGGAATGTCGAGTAAAGCAGGTGGGTCACGTGACCGCATTCTAGgtttgtggggggagggggggggaaggttggAGCCACGTCTGAACACGCAATCTCATTGGAGCTGCAGGACTCCATAGCATGTCTGAATTCTTTCCTCCAAAGAAATGACACCAAAGCCCAGCTTATTTTGTGGAAAGAACGAAGGGTGCAAGGGGCTATTCTTAGACTTGGAAGGTTAACGCACAAACTGTTCAGCTTCAGAGGAAGCATCAACAAATGTTGAACAAATACAGTTCATACAGTTAACATGAGATGCACTACGATACTACGGTACTTTTTCCACATTAGCTCAAACAACCTTTCTGATGTGGTAAACATCAACCAGTCAGATTTCCCCCCCGTTCCCGTCCACGTGTTGTCATGGTGCCGGTCTGTGTATTCTGCCTCCCCAGTGCTGTGGCGATGCTTCAGCACCATCGTCATCTTCCTGTACCTGTTGGACCAGCAAACCAGCCTCCTGGTCCTCATCCCTGCTGGAGTAGGCTCCATC
Proteins encoded:
- the clptm1l gene encoding lipid scramblase CLPTM1L — translated: MFERTSFTTLIVGVFVVYVLHTCWVMYGIVYTKPCDDPPNCITPFLASKPRLQLSIYSTLKPNADGGHTLIHKEDNFEVESKFERIVNVSLPKKTRHNGTLFAIVFVHQAGVSPWQDSKQVHLVAQLTTYMLPKPPEVSLISAEEGQAEDDSTKELKVEPGQQNVRHGNPASGGGAGGGEGAAESDNPVSHWRTRLTLNIVSDHFQFDKESLPSDVHRYLRVFPSGKKMVYLPLLFVDELSNRVKDLVEINRTTKELPLTINYDSISLGRLRFWIHMQDAVYSLQQFGFTEKDADEIKGIFVDTNLYFLALTFFVAAFHLLFDFLAFKNDISFWKQKRSMVGMSSKAVLWRCFSTIVIFLYLLDQQTSLLVLIPAGVGSIIEVWKVKKAFKIQVFWKGSKPTLLFGKLDESEKRTEEYDTLAMKYLSYLLYPLCLGGAVYALVFLRYKSWYSWVINSLVNGVYAFGFLFMLPQLFVNFKLKSVAHLPWKAFMYKAFNTFIDDVFAFIITMPTSHRLACFRDDIVFLIYLYQRWLYPVDKTRVNEYGVSYDEADKPGDKGKVHKD